A window of the Amblyraja radiata isolate CabotCenter1 chromosome 5, sAmbRad1.1.pri, whole genome shotgun sequence genome harbors these coding sequences:
- the ggps1 gene encoding geranylgeranyl pyrophosphate synthase isoform X2, with the protein MLHSASLLIDDIEDNSKLRRGFPVAHSIYGIPSVINSANYVYFLSLEKVLTLGCPEATKIFTQQLLELHRGQGLDIHWRDTYTCPTMEDYKAMVLQKTGGLFGLAVGLMQLFSAKRLDLKPLLDKLGLLFQIRDDYANLFSKEYSDNKGFCEDLTEGKFSFPTIHAIRSHPESTQVQNILRQRTENIDVKKYCVNYLQKVGSFDYTRQTLLELETEAYKIIDNLGGNPQLIALIEKLGQLYKES; encoded by the coding sequence ATGTTGCACAGTGCCAGCTTGCTGATTGACGATATTGAGGACAATTCGAAACTGCGCCGTGGTTTTCCTGTGGCACACAGCATCTATGGCATTCCATCCGTCATAAACTCCGCCAACTATGTCTACTTCTTGAGTCTGGAGAAGGTGCTGACTCTCGGCTGTCCAGAAGCAACTAAAATCTTCACCCAGCAGTTGCTGGAGCTGCATCGTGGGCAGGGCCTGGATATCCATTGGAGGGATACCTACACCTGCCCCACCATGGAAGATTACAAGGCTATGGTGCTGCAGAAGACTGGAGGCCTCTTCGGCTTGGCTGTAGGCCTCATGCAATTGTTCTCTGCCAAGAGATTGGATTTAAAGCCGCTTCTTGACAAATTAGGTCTCTTATTCCAAATCCGTGATGATTATGCAAACCTGTTTAGTAAAGAATACAGCGATAACAAGGGGTTTTGTGAAGATTTAACAGAGGGCAAGTTTTCATTCCCTACTATTCATGCTATCAGGTCACACCCAGAAAGTACTCAGGTGCAGAATATTTTGCGTCAAAGAACTGAAAATATAGATGTAAAGAAGTACTGTGTGAATTATCTTCAAAAGGTTGGTTCTTTTGATTACACGCGGCAGACTCTCCTGGAGTTGGAAACAGAAGCGTACAAAATTATTGACAACCTTGGAGGCAACCCACAATTAATAGCACTAATAGAAAAACTTGGCCAATTGTATAAAGAGAGTTGA
- the ggps1 gene encoding geranylgeranyl pyrophosphate synthase isoform X1 produces the protein MENKKGTSEQILLEPYHYVLQLPGKQVRTKLSQAFNHWLNVPEEKLQVIIEVTEMLHSASLLIDDIEDNSKLRRGFPVAHSIYGIPSVINSANYVYFLSLEKVLTLGCPEATKIFTQQLLELHRGQGLDIHWRDTYTCPTMEDYKAMVLQKTGGLFGLAVGLMQLFSAKRLDLKPLLDKLGLLFQIRDDYANLFSKEYSDNKGFCEDLTEGKFSFPTIHAIRSHPESTQVQNILRQRTENIDVKKYCVNYLQKVGSFDYTRQTLLELETEAYKIIDNLGGNPQLIALIEKLGQLYKES, from the exons GTAAACAAGTGAGAACCAAACTTTCACAAGCCTTTAACCATTGGTTGAATGTCCCTGAAGAAAAATTGCAG GTTATCATAGAAGTTACAGAAATGTTGCACAGTGCCAGCTTGCTGATTGACGATATTGAGGACAATTCGAAACTGCGCCGTGGTTTTCCTGTGGCACACAGCATCTATGGCATTCCATCCGTCATAAACTCCGCCAACTATGTCTACTTCTTGAGTCTGGAGAAGGTGCTGACTCTCGGCTGTCCAGAAGCAACTAAAATCTTCACCCAGCAGTTGCTGGAGCTGCATCGTGGGCAGGGCCTGGATATCCATTGGAGGGATACCTACACCTGCCCCACCATGGAAGATTACAAGGCTATGGTGCTGCAGAAGACTGGAGGCCTCTTCGGCTTGGCTGTAGGCCTCATGCAATTGTTCTCTGCCAAGAGATTGGATTTAAAGCCGCTTCTTGACAAATTAGGTCTCTTATTCCAAATCCGTGATGATTATGCAAACCTGTTTAGTAAAGAATACAGCGATAACAAGGGGTTTTGTGAAGATTTAACAGAGGGCAAGTTTTCATTCCCTACTATTCATGCTATCAGGTCACACCCAGAAAGTACTCAGGTGCAGAATATTTTGCGTCAAAGAACTGAAAATATAGATGTAAAGAAGTACTGTGTGAATTATCTTCAAAAGGTTGGTTCTTTTGATTACACGCGGCAGACTCTCCTGGAGTTGGAAACAGAAGCGTACAAAATTATTGACAACCTTGGAGGCAACCCACAATTAATAGCACTAATAGAAAAACTTGGCCAATTGTATAAAGAGAGTTGA